A single Curtobacterium sp. MCSS17_015 DNA region contains:
- the rplA gene encoding 50S ribosomal protein L1: MAKKSKAYRAAAAKIEADKFYTPTEAVALAKETGSAKTDSTVEVALKLGVDPRKADQMVRGTVILPHGTGKTARVIVFATGAAAEAAIAAGADEVGGDELIAKVAEGYTSFDSAVSTPELMGKVGRLGKVLGPRGLMPNPKTGTVTPNVAQAVNDIKGGKIEFRVDKHANVHFVVGKASFTPEQLDENITAALDEVVRLKPSAAKGRYIMKGAVSTTFGPGIPLDVNVLA; encoded by the coding sequence ATGGCGAAGAAGTCCAAGGCGTACCGCGCCGCGGCCGCGAAGATCGAGGCCGACAAGTTCTACACCCCGACCGAGGCCGTCGCCCTCGCGAAGGAGACCGGTTCGGCGAAGACCGACTCCACCGTCGAGGTCGCGCTGAAGCTCGGCGTCGACCCGCGCAAGGCGGACCAGATGGTGCGCGGCACCGTCATCCTGCCGCACGGCACCGGCAAGACCGCCCGCGTCATCGTCTTCGCCACGGGTGCAGCGGCTGAGGCCGCCATCGCCGCCGGCGCCGACGAGGTCGGTGGCGACGAGCTCATCGCGAAGGTCGCCGAGGGTTACACGTCGTTCGACTCCGCCGTCTCGACCCCGGAGCTCATGGGCAAGGTCGGTCGTCTCGGCAAGGTGCTCGGCCCGCGCGGCCTCATGCCGAACCCGAAGACCGGCACCGTGACGCCGAACGTGGCCCAGGCCGTGAACGACATCAAGGGCGGCAAGATCGAGTTCCGCGTCGACAAGCACGCCAACGTGCACTTCGTCGTCGGCAAGGCCTCGTTCACCCCGGAGCAGCTCGACGAGAACATCACCGCCGCGCTCGACGAGGTCGTCCGCCTCAAGCCGAGCGCTGCCAAGGGCCGCTACATCATGAAGGGCGCCGTCTCGACGACCTTCGGCCCGGGCATCCCGCTGGACGTCAACGTCCTGGCCTGA
- the rplK gene encoding 50S ribosomal protein L11: MAPKKKVTGLIKLQINAGAANPAPPIGPALGQHGVNIMEFCKAYNAATESQRGNVIPVEITVYEDRSFTFILKTPPAAELIKKAAGVNKGSATPHTVKAGRITAEQIRQIAETKQPDLNANDLEQATKIIAGTARSMGITVEA; this comes from the coding sequence ATGGCACCGAAGAAGAAGGTCACGGGCCTGATCAAGCTGCAGATCAACGCGGGCGCCGCCAACCCGGCCCCGCCGATCGGTCCGGCGCTCGGTCAGCACGGCGTGAACATCATGGAGTTCTGCAAGGCGTACAACGCGGCGACCGAGTCGCAGCGCGGCAACGTCATCCCGGTCGAGATCACCGTCTACGAGGACCGTTCGTTCACGTTCATCCTCAAGACCCCGCCGGCCGCCGAGCTCATCAAGAAGGCTGCGGGTGTGAACAAGGGTTCCGCGACGCCGCACACGGTGAAGGCCGGACGCATCACGGCGGAGCAGATCCGTCAGATCGCCGAGACCAAGCAGCCCGACCTGAACGCCAACGACCTCGAGCAGGCGACGAAGATCATCGCCGGCACCGCTCGGTCGATGGGCATCACGGTCGAGGCCTGA
- the nusG gene encoding transcription termination/antitermination protein NusG, with amino-acid sequence MSDYSRDDIDLATAAEQSSEVEENQEGDVETSELRSTDSAEERAISVEDEDDESLGLSDEPDDGTVAAGLDETLDALAESRDPEADAVVDDALEIDTADEAEAAVEAVEDEEESELELETAAEANATIAGEEAADALDADAEQADDETEADPYDAFKAELRMKPGKWYVIHSYAGFERRVKANIENRMVSMSMEDYIYQAEVPMEDVVEIKNGQRKLVTRVRIPGYVLVRMDLNEDSWSVVRHTPGVTGFVGNAHNPTPLRFDEAFGMLKSLVQVAEAAPTKGGSKSGGAAQAQPQAEVDFEVGETITIKEGSFAGLPGSISEIKPESGKLTVLVSLFERETPVELSFDQVTKL; translated from the coding sequence GTGTCTGACTACTCCCGCGACGACATCGACCTCGCGACCGCTGCCGAGCAGTCTTCCGAGGTCGAGGAGAACCAGGAAGGCGACGTCGAGACGAGCGAACTCCGTTCGACCGACTCCGCCGAGGAGCGCGCGATCTCCGTCGAGGACGAGGACGACGAGTCGCTCGGCCTGAGCGACGAGCCGGACGACGGCACCGTCGCCGCCGGACTGGACGAGACGCTGGACGCCCTCGCCGAGTCGCGCGACCCCGAGGCCGACGCCGTGGTCGACGACGCACTCGAGATCGACACCGCGGACGAGGCCGAAGCCGCCGTCGAGGCCGTCGAGGACGAGGAAGAGTCCGAGCTCGAGTTGGAGACGGCAGCCGAGGCGAACGCCACGATCGCGGGCGAGGAAGCCGCCGACGCGCTCGACGCCGACGCCGAGCAGGCGGACGACGAGACCGAGGCCGACCCGTACGACGCCTTCAAGGCCGAGCTCCGGATGAAGCCGGGCAAGTGGTACGTCATCCACTCCTACGCGGGCTTCGAGCGCCGCGTGAAGGCCAACATCGAGAACCGCATGGTCTCGATGTCGATGGAGGACTACATCTACCAGGCCGAGGTCCCGATGGAGGACGTCGTCGAGATCAAGAACGGGCAGCGCAAGCTCGTCACCCGCGTCCGGATCCCCGGCTACGTGCTCGTCCGGATGGACCTCAACGAGGACTCGTGGTCGGTCGTCCGGCACACCCCCGGCGTCACGGGCTTCGTCGGCAACGCCCACAACCCCACGCCGCTCCGCTTCGACGAAGCGTTCGGCATGCTGAAGTCCCTGGTGCAGGTCGCCGAAGCCGCGCCGACCAAGGGCGGCTCGAAGTCCGGCGGTGCCGCACAGGCCCAGCCGCAGGCCGAGGTCGACTTCGAGGTCGGCGAGACGATCACCATCAAGGAAGGCTCGTTCGCGGGTCTGCCGGGTTCGATCTCCGAGATCAAGCCGGAGAGCGGCAAGCTCACCGTCCTCGTCTCGCTGTTCGAGCGCGAGACGCCGGTCGAGCTCAGCTTCGACCAGGTGACGAAGCTCTAG
- the secE gene encoding preprotein translocase subunit SecE codes for MASKDVETTDDVVAQAKVDRAQRRGPFAAIALFIRQVLGELRKVVTPTRKELFSYTGVVLVFVVVMMVLVSVLDFVFGLGVGYVFGNGPTA; via the coding sequence GTGGCGAGCAAAGACGTGGAGACGACCGACGACGTCGTCGCCCAGGCGAAGGTCGACCGCGCACAGCGCCGCGGCCCCTTCGCTGCGATCGCGCTGTTCATCCGCCAGGTCCTCGGCGAACTGCGCAAGGTCGTCACCCCGACGCGCAAGGAACTCTTCAGCTACACGGGCGTCGTGCTCGTGTTCGTCGTCGTCATGATGGTCCTCGTGTCGGTCCTCGACTTCGTGTTCGGTCTCGGCGTCGGCTACGTGTTCGGCAACGGCCCCACGGCCTGA
- a CDS encoding pyridoxal phosphate-dependent aminotransferase: protein MASRIAAIAESATLKVDAKAKALKAAGRPVISFAAGEPDFATPQHVVDAAVQAAQDPANHRYTPATGLPDLKRAIAEKTARVSGIAVDPSQVIVTNGGKQAVYQAFQTVVDEGDEVLLPAPYWTTYPEAVRLAGGVPVDVFAGSDQGYLVTVEQLEAARTPRTKALLFCSPSNPTGAVASAEQTRAIGEWALEHGIWVISDEIYQDLVYDGVRFSGVLEQVPALADTTILVNGVAKTYAMTGWRVGWMIGPTDAVKAASNLQSHLSSNVSNVSQRAAIAALTGPQEPVTAMRDAFDRRRKAIVAGLNAIPGFVTPEPQGAFYVYPDVTALLGREWAGSTPTTTLELADLILEHAEVAVVPGEAFGPSGYLRLSYALGDDDIAEGVARLTRFFS, encoded by the coding sequence ATCGCGTCGCGGATCGCCGCGATCGCGGAGTCCGCGACGCTGAAGGTCGACGCCAAGGCCAAGGCGCTCAAGGCCGCCGGCCGTCCCGTGATCTCCTTCGCCGCGGGCGAGCCCGACTTCGCCACCCCGCAGCACGTGGTGGACGCGGCCGTCCAGGCCGCGCAGGACCCGGCCAACCACCGGTACACGCCGGCGACGGGTCTGCCCGACCTCAAGCGCGCGATCGCCGAGAAGACCGCGCGGGTCTCCGGCATCGCCGTCGACCCGTCGCAGGTGATCGTCACGAACGGCGGCAAGCAGGCCGTCTACCAGGCGTTCCAGACCGTCGTCGACGAGGGCGACGAGGTCCTGCTCCCCGCCCCCTACTGGACGACCTACCCCGAGGCCGTCCGTCTGGCCGGCGGCGTCCCCGTCGACGTCTTCGCCGGTAGCGACCAGGGCTACCTCGTGACGGTCGAGCAGCTGGAGGCCGCCCGCACACCGCGCACGAAGGCCCTGCTGTTCTGCTCCCCCTCGAACCCGACGGGCGCGGTCGCCTCCGCCGAGCAGACCCGCGCGATCGGCGAGTGGGCGCTCGAGCACGGCATCTGGGTCATCAGCGACGAGATCTACCAGGACCTGGTCTACGACGGGGTCCGGTTCTCCGGGGTCCTCGAGCAGGTCCCGGCCCTGGCGGACACCACGATCCTGGTGAACGGCGTGGCCAAGACCTACGCCATGACCGGCTGGCGCGTCGGGTGGATGATCGGCCCGACCGACGCCGTCAAGGCGGCCTCGAACCTGCAGTCGCACCTGTCCTCGAACGTGTCGAACGTGTCGCAGCGCGCCGCGATCGCAGCACTGACGGGGCCGCAGGAACCGGTGACCGCGATGCGGGACGCCTTCGACCGCCGACGGAAGGCCATCGTCGCGGGCCTCAACGCGATCCCGGGCTTCGTCACGCCGGAGCCACAGGGGGCCTTCTACGTCTACCCGGACGTCACCGCCCTCCTCGGTCGCGAGTGGGCCGGCAGCACCCCCACCACCACGCTCGAACTGGCGGACCTGATCCTCGAGCACGCCGAGGTCGCCGTGGTCCCCGGCGAGGCGTTCGGCCCGTCCGGTTACCTCCGTCTGTCCTACGCCCTCGGCGACGACGACATCGCCGAGGGCGTCGCACGCCTGACCCGCTTCTTCAGCTGA
- a CDS encoding UDP-N-acetylmuramate dehydrogenase yields MAAQTLAELTTLRVGGPAGRLLVAETTDDLVAHVVDAWSDDQDWLVLGGGSNLLVADGGFAGTVVVVRTRGVTHESDAGGVTVRVAAGEPWDGFVATSVARGWTGLEALSGIPGTVGASPVQNIGAYGVELSDVLTAVEFLDAETGERSWVPAAELALGYRTSTLKHGRRGVVLTVEFRLGTANEDGVPVRYAQLAGSLGVELGTLVAPADVRAEVLRLRSSKGMVLDDADPDTWSAGSFFTNPIVSASFAESMPLDAPRWPAGDDVKLSAAWLIEHAGVHRGYGVPGSHAAISSKHTLALTNRGGATAAEVAELARYVQLTVANRFGVTLVPEPVVVGDLLG; encoded by the coding sequence GTGGCGGCGCAGACGCTCGCCGAGCTCACCACCCTCCGCGTCGGTGGTCCCGCCGGACGGCTCCTGGTCGCCGAGACGACCGACGACCTCGTCGCCCACGTCGTGGACGCCTGGTCCGACGACCAGGACTGGCTCGTGCTCGGCGGTGGCAGCAACCTCCTGGTGGCCGACGGCGGCTTCGCCGGCACGGTCGTGGTCGTCCGCACCCGCGGGGTCACCCACGAGTCCGACGCCGGCGGCGTCACCGTCCGGGTCGCGGCGGGGGAGCCGTGGGACGGATTCGTCGCCACGAGCGTCGCGCGCGGGTGGACCGGACTGGAGGCCCTCAGCGGCATCCCGGGGACCGTCGGCGCGTCCCCCGTGCAGAACATCGGCGCCTACGGGGTCGAACTGTCCGACGTGCTCACCGCGGTCGAGTTCCTCGACGCCGAGACCGGCGAGCGTTCCTGGGTCCCCGCCGCCGAACTGGCGCTCGGCTACCGCACGAGCACCCTCAAGCACGGGCGTCGCGGGGTCGTCCTGACGGTCGAGTTCCGGCTCGGGACGGCGAACGAGGACGGCGTGCCGGTGCGGTACGCGCAACTCGCCGGATCGCTCGGTGTCGAGCTCGGCACCCTGGTCGCGCCGGCCGACGTCCGGGCCGAGGTCCTCCGCCTCCGGTCGTCCAAGGGCATGGTCCTCGACGACGCGGATCCGGACACCTGGAGCGCGGGGTCGTTCTTCACGAACCCGATCGTCTCGGCGTCCTTCGCCGAGTCGATGCCGCTCGACGCCCCGCGCTGGCCGGCCGGTGACGACGTCAAGCTCAGCGCCGCCTGGCTCATCGAGCACGCCGGCGTGCACCGGGGCTACGGCGTCCCGGGGTCGCACGCCGCCATCTCCTCCAAGCACACGCTCGCCCTGACGAACCGCGGAGGAGCGACCGCTGCCGAGGTCGCCGAGCTCGCCCGCTACGTGCAGCTGACGGTCGCGAACCGCTTCGGGGTGACCCTCGTACCGGAACCCGTGGTCGTCGGCGACCTGCTCGGCTGA
- a CDS encoding MaoC/PaaZ C-terminal domain-containing protein, whose amino-acid sequence MTDTTSGPEVGATVAERQVHLTRDSLVRYAGASGDFNPIHYRDDVAAEVGLPGVLAHGMLTMGLAVQPVSEWLGDRGWVASYGVRFTRPVVVDPRDGADVGVVAKVGTLDDQGRPHRIDLTVTAAGQTVLGKAQVTVAFH is encoded by the coding sequence ATGACCGACACCACGTCAGGCCCCGAGGTCGGTGCGACCGTCGCCGAGCGGCAGGTCCACCTCACGCGTGACTCGCTCGTCCGCTACGCCGGCGCCTCCGGCGACTTCAACCCGATCCACTACCGCGACGACGTCGCGGCCGAGGTGGGTCTGCCCGGCGTCCTCGCCCACGGCATGTTGACCATGGGCCTCGCGGTCCAGCCGGTGTCCGAATGGCTCGGGGACCGCGGCTGGGTCGCCTCCTACGGGGTCCGCTTCACCCGTCCTGTCGTGGTCGACCCGCGCGACGGAGCCGACGTCGGCGTCGTCGCGAAGGTCGGCACCCTCGACGACCAGGGGCGCCCGCACCGCATCGACCTCACCGTGACCGCCGCCGGGCAGACCGTGCTCGGCAAGGCGCAGGTCACGGTGGCCTTCCACTGA
- a CDS encoding MaoC family dehydratase N-terminal domain-containing protein, protein MSVNPELVGRTFPPAQPYLVGREKVREFSRAVFATNPIHSDPEAARAAGHPDVVAPATFAVVVQEATLAQLLAEPDAGIDFSRVVHGEQKFAYERPIVAGDELTATLSVTSVKTLGGNAMVTAESTVVDAQGAHVVTATSTLVVRGDDA, encoded by the coding sequence GTGTCAGTGAACCCCGAGCTCGTCGGCAGGACGTTCCCGCCGGCCCAGCCGTACCTGGTCGGTCGTGAGAAAGTGCGCGAGTTCTCCCGCGCCGTCTTCGCCACGAACCCGATCCACTCCGACCCCGAGGCCGCTCGTGCGGCCGGACACCCCGACGTGGTCGCCCCGGCGACGTTCGCGGTCGTCGTGCAGGAAGCGACGCTCGCACAGCTCCTCGCCGAGCCGGACGCCGGCATCGACTTCTCACGCGTGGTCCACGGTGAGCAGAAGTTCGCCTACGAGCGCCCGATCGTCGCCGGGGACGAACTCACCGCGACGCTCAGCGTGACGAGCGTGAAGACCCTGGGCGGCAACGCGATGGTCACCGCGGAGTCCACCGTCGTCGACGCCCAGGGGGCGCACGTCGTGACCGCCACGTCCACCCTGGTCGTCCGAGGAGATGACGCATGA
- a CDS encoding M23 family metallopeptidase has translation MLDSSQTPTTIDRDADQVTPSVHLTRRARIEAERAAAKTTRRRAEAVRPAATARRGSGPVTPPAPSSPVLPASNAAPLTPPAPSSPVVAPLAEAAPVSGRSAATARAVPTKRAASTKRKSGAKRLERADRPVGVARATGATAHSARRTPSVPVIADGPRVDRATRHISRTAPTTSRVGHGTSFRRTASGVTVVGALLFTAGLVVSTSLPAQALYVPQPGAATVRAAVQDVQSLSVGDAVEGPVDRDAYTVSQPQRVVLPSTGTGTGTGTGAAAGASSSTISTSDTSGAIQWPFPTAVPISSGFGGRQVAGCSFCSTFHQGVDFAPGAGTPIGVVADGTVIKVQANDGAFGNDVWVEHDVDGKKFVSVYGHMLDNSFEVVQGQQVKVGDVLGLVGSTGNSTGPHLHLEIRIDGVPVDPLAWLEANAG, from the coding sequence ATGCTCGACTCCTCGCAGACGCCCACGACCATCGACCGCGACGCCGACCAGGTGACGCCGTCCGTGCACCTGACGAGACGAGCTCGGATCGAAGCCGAACGCGCCGCCGCCAAGACGACCCGTCGTCGGGCCGAGGCGGTCCGCCCCGCGGCGACCGCGCGCCGGGGCTCCGGGCCCGTCACGCCGCCGGCGCCCTCCTCACCGGTCCTGCCGGCGTCGAATGCAGCACCGCTGACCCCGCCGGCACCGTCCTCGCCGGTCGTCGCGCCGCTGGCCGAAGCCGCACCGGTGTCCGGCCGGTCGGCCGCCACCGCGCGCGCGGTCCCCACGAAGCGGGCGGCCAGCACCAAGCGGAAGTCCGGAGCGAAGCGCCTCGAGCGTGCTGACCGGCCCGTCGGTGTCGCCCGCGCCACGGGCGCGACTGCCCACTCCGCCCGTCGGACGCCGTCCGTCCCGGTCATCGCCGACGGCCCCCGGGTCGACCGCGCCACCCGCCACATCTCCCGCACCGCCCCGACCACCTCGCGAGTGGGCCACGGGACGTCCTTCCGACGCACGGCGTCGGGCGTGACGGTCGTCGGTGCGCTACTCTTCACGGCCGGGCTCGTCGTCTCGACGTCCCTCCCGGCGCAGGCGCTCTACGTGCCGCAGCCCGGTGCCGCGACCGTCCGTGCCGCCGTGCAGGACGTCCAGTCGCTCTCCGTCGGTGACGCGGTCGAAGGCCCCGTCGACCGTGACGCCTACACCGTCTCCCAGCCGCAGCGCGTCGTCCTCCCCTCCACGGGTACCGGGACGGGAACCGGGACCGGGGCGGCGGCCGGAGCGTCGTCGTCGACGATCTCCACGAGCGACACGTCGGGCGCCATCCAGTGGCCGTTCCCGACCGCGGTGCCGATCTCGTCCGGCTTCGGCGGTCGCCAGGTCGCCGGGTGCTCGTTCTGCTCGACCTTCCACCAGGGAGTCGACTTCGCCCCCGGCGCAGGCACTCCGATCGGGGTCGTCGCCGACGGCACCGTCATCAAGGTGCAGGCGAACGACGGCGCCTTCGGCAACGACGTCTGGGTCGAGCACGACGTGGACGGCAAGAAGTTCGTCAGCGTCTACGGACACATGCTCGACAACTCGTTCGAGGTCGTCCAGGGTCAGCAGGTCAAGGTCGGCGACGTCCTCGGTCTCGTCGGCAGCACGGGCAACTCCACCGGCCCGCACCTGCACCTCGAGATCCGCATCGACGGCGTCCCCGTGGACCCGCTGGCGTGGCTCGAAGCCAACGCGGGCTAG
- a CDS encoding inositol monophosphatase family protein produces the protein MTDAPLVADAPDTLADLAEAIAREAAALAARRRAEGVEVADRKSSIADVVTAADREVEALIRRRIAEARPDDAFLGEESGAADGASGLTWVVDPIDGTVNYLYGSPAYAVSIAVVRGVPDPSMWEPVAGVVIAPATGQVYRAVADGQATLDGRPLTVAAPGSLAETLVATGFGYTADRRWEQAAVLAGLITEVRDVRRGGAAALDCCAVGAGTVDAYYERGINPWDMAAGSIVAAAAGAVVRTWEAGDTRSFLFAAPSIAEDLVTLVRALEEDVLGA, from the coding sequence ATGACGGATGCCCCGCTCGTTGCCGACGCCCCTGACACCCTCGCCGACCTGGCGGAGGCGATCGCTCGTGAAGCCGCTGCCCTCGCTGCGCGCCGTCGCGCCGAGGGGGTCGAGGTGGCCGACCGGAAGTCGAGCATCGCCGACGTCGTCACCGCCGCCGACCGTGAGGTCGAGGCCCTCATCCGGCGACGCATCGCCGAGGCCCGACCGGACGACGCCTTCCTCGGTGAGGAGTCCGGTGCCGCCGACGGCGCCTCGGGGCTCACCTGGGTGGTCGACCCGATCGACGGCACCGTCAACTACCTCTACGGCAGCCCCGCCTACGCCGTGAGCATCGCCGTGGTGCGCGGTGTGCCCGACCCGTCGATGTGGGAACCCGTGGCGGGAGTCGTCATCGCACCGGCCACCGGCCAGGTGTACCGCGCCGTGGCCGACGGGCAGGCCACCCTCGACGGACGCCCCCTCACCGTGGCCGCGCCCGGGTCCCTGGCGGAGACGCTCGTCGCCACCGGCTTCGGCTACACCGCCGACCGCCGGTGGGAGCAGGCCGCCGTGCTCGCCGGCCTCATCACGGAGGTGCGGGACGTCCGTCGTGGGGGAGCGGCCGCGCTGGACTGCTGCGCGGTCGGGGCGGGTACCGTCGACGCCTACTACGAACGGGGCATCAACCCGTGGGACATGGCGGCGGGGTCGATCGTCGCTGCCGCTGCCGGAGCCGTCGTCCGCACGTGGGAGGCCGGCGACACGCGGTCCTTCCTGTTCGCCGCGCCGAGCATCGCGGAGGACCTCGTCACCCTCGTCCGCGCACTCGAGGAGGACGTCCTCGGGGCCTGA
- a CDS encoding YajQ family cyclic di-GMP-binding protein, whose protein sequence is MADSSFDVVSKVDKMEAENALNQAAKEIEQRYDFKGVGASVAFSGEDVLIKASTEERALAVLDVLQTKAIKRGISLKSLDAGEPYPSGKEFRIEVKFKNGIEQDIAKKIGAFIRAEAPKSVKSQVQGDELRVSSKSRDDLQQTIQLLKGQEFDVPLQFINFR, encoded by the coding sequence ATGGCAGACAGCTCCTTCGACGTGGTCAGCAAGGTCGACAAGATGGAGGCGGAGAACGCCCTCAACCAGGCGGCGAAGGAGATCGAGCAACGCTACGACTTCAAGGGCGTCGGTGCCTCGGTCGCGTTCAGCGGCGAGGACGTCCTCATCAAGGCCTCGACCGAGGAGCGCGCGCTCGCCGTCCTCGACGTGCTCCAGACGAAGGCGATCAAGCGCGGCATCAGCCTGAAGAGTCTGGACGCGGGCGAGCCGTACCCCTCGGGCAAGGAGTTCCGCATCGAGGTGAAGTTCAAGAACGGCATCGAGCAGGACATCGCGAAGAAGATCGGCGCGTTCATCCGGGCCGAGGCGCCGAAGAGCGTGAAGAGCCAGGTGCAGGGCGACGAGCTGCGGGTCTCCTCGAAGAGCCGGGACGACCTGCAACAGACCATCCAGCTGCTCAAGGGCCAGGAGTTCGACGTCCCCTTGCAGTTCATCAACTTCCGCTGA
- the cls gene encoding cardiolipin synthase, whose protein sequence is MEHWLVVALIIVLVLLDLAIRAFSLVFVPINRKPQTATGWLLAIFLIPYIGFVLFLLLGSTKLPRSRREKQTEINRYILEQTEGIERVRRDHPWPTWLESITKLNRQLGSMPLVGGNQAELYPHYDDAFAEMTRAVDAARRFVHVEFYIASLDDTTRPFFESLARAQARGVTVRFLMDHWASKSYPYYKDTLAFLDAAGVEWHLMLPLQPLQGKFQRPDLRNHRKILVVDGSVAFTGSQNLIDRSYDTKVNIERGLRWRDLFARFEGPVVAGINALFVTDWYSETDELLLRESDPVHRADRQDALDCQVVPSGPGFDGENNLRLFNALLYSAQDRVSITSPYFVPDDSMLYAITTTAQRGVHVELFVGEIGDHAMTWHAQRSYYEGLLRAGVKIWLYRAPTVLHAKHFTIDDDVAVIGSSNMDMRSFTLNLEISVMVRGRTFVDALREVQDDYRAASRELTLDEWLARPRRSRVFDNIARLTAALQ, encoded by the coding sequence GTGGAGCACTGGCTCGTCGTTGCGCTGATCATCGTCCTGGTCCTGTTGGACCTGGCGATCCGCGCCTTCTCACTCGTCTTCGTGCCGATCAACCGGAAGCCGCAGACGGCGACGGGCTGGTTGCTGGCGATCTTCCTCATCCCCTACATCGGGTTCGTCCTGTTCCTCCTGCTCGGGTCCACGAAGCTCCCCCGGTCCCGCCGCGAGAAGCAGACCGAGATCAACCGCTACATCCTCGAGCAGACCGAAGGCATCGAGCGGGTGCGCCGCGACCACCCGTGGCCGACGTGGCTCGAGAGCATCACGAAGTTGAACCGGCAGCTCGGGTCCATGCCGCTGGTCGGCGGCAACCAGGCGGAGTTGTACCCGCACTACGACGACGCGTTCGCGGAGATGACGCGCGCCGTCGACGCCGCACGCCGGTTCGTGCACGTCGAGTTCTACATCGCGTCGCTCGACGACACGACGCGGCCGTTCTTCGAGTCGCTGGCGCGTGCGCAGGCGCGCGGGGTCACGGTCCGGTTCCTCATGGACCACTGGGCGAGCAAGAGCTACCCGTACTACAAGGACACCCTCGCCTTCCTCGACGCTGCCGGCGTCGAGTGGCACCTCATGCTGCCGCTGCAGCCGCTGCAGGGGAAGTTCCAGCGCCCCGACCTCCGCAACCACCGCAAGATCCTGGTGGTCGACGGGTCGGTGGCGTTCACGGGGTCGCAGAACCTCATCGACCGCTCGTACGACACGAAGGTCAACATCGAGCGCGGCCTGAGGTGGCGTGACCTCTTCGCGCGCTTCGAGGGGCCGGTCGTCGCGGGCATCAACGCCCTGTTCGTCACGGACTGGTACAGCGAGACCGACGAACTCCTGCTGCGCGAGAGCGACCCCGTGCACCGGGCCGACCGCCAGGACGCCCTGGACTGCCAGGTGGTGCCGTCCGGTCCGGGCTTCGACGGCGAGAACAACCTGCGTCTGTTCAACGCACTGCTGTACTCGGCGCAGGACCGGGTGTCGATCACGTCGCCGTACTTCGTCCCTGACGACTCGATGCTCTACGCGATCACGACGACGGCGCAGCGCGGGGTCCACGTCGAGCTGTTCGTCGGCGAGATCGGCGACCACGCGATGACGTGGCACGCGCAGCGCTCCTACTACGAGGGGCTGCTCCGGGCCGGCGTGAAGATCTGGCTGTACCGGGCGCCCACGGTGCTGCACGCGAAGCACTTCACGATCGACGACGACGTGGCCGTCATCGGCTCGAGCAACATGGACATGCGCTCGTTCACGCTGAACCTCGAGATCTCGGTGATGGTGCGTGGCCGGACGTTCGTCGACGCGCTCCGCGAGGTGCAGGACGACTACCGCGCCGCCAGCCGCGAGTTGACGCTCGACGAGTGGCTGGCGCGCCCGCGCAGGTCGCGGGTCTTCGACAACATCGCCCGTCTGACGGCGGCGCTACAGTAG